Proteins encoded within one genomic window of Planococcus sp. MB-3u-03:
- a CDS encoding peptidoglycan DD-metalloendopeptidase family protein: MVEAIYMATGGDIRYSEWASGNSFIGFSGTVVPGSSIPTEFMEVYLAAEKAYKVEWYYLAAFHYVETAFSTHPTMISSAGAVGHMQFLPCTWVGWGYPGCKGNGSFQIPEKDMNNPIIIQKYGGYGIDADKNGKASPWEIKDAIFATARYMNAMGWQRGKDAAIFNYNRSHAYVDKINKYANKFKSEATLKPVDGAIPKLVPGSFMRPSVGRNTSGFGPRSLGARSFHYGIDIASTTAPPVVAVADGVVTRSVTGCPPNGRLGSTCGGGWGNHLWVKFNVGGRSFEAVYGHLSRVAVSNGQTVKQGQMIGNMGNSGSSTGMHLHFELHSPARAGNSNVLNPALYIPMN, from the coding sequence ATGGTTGAAGCCATCTACATGGCCACTGGCGGCGATATTCGTTACTCGGAATGGGCGTCGGGTAATTCCTTTATCGGATTCAGCGGAACGGTCGTTCCAGGAAGCAGCATTCCGACAGAATTCATGGAAGTCTATCTTGCTGCGGAAAAGGCTTATAAAGTGGAATGGTATTATTTAGCCGCTTTTCATTATGTAGAGACGGCTTTTAGTACACACCCCACGATGATTTCGTCAGCCGGGGCGGTTGGCCATATGCAGTTTCTTCCTTGTACGTGGGTTGGATGGGGATATCCAGGCTGTAAAGGAAATGGGTCCTTCCAAATACCGGAGAAAGATATGAATAATCCGATTATCATTCAAAAATACGGTGGCTACGGAATTGATGCCGATAAAAATGGAAAAGCTAGTCCATGGGAAATAAAAGATGCTATCTTTGCAACCGCTCGTTATATGAATGCAATGGGTTGGCAGCGAGGGAAAGATGCGGCGATCTTCAATTACAACCGGAGTCACGCCTATGTCGACAAAATCAATAAATATGCGAACAAGTTCAAATCAGAGGCGACCTTAAAACCTGTTGACGGTGCGATTCCAAAATTGGTGCCTGGCTCCTTCATGCGTCCGTCAGTCGGTAGAAATACATCTGGCTTTGGTCCGCGTTCATTGGGAGCAAGAAGCTTCCATTACGGTATAGACATCGCAAGCACAACCGCTCCACCGGTAGTAGCAGTTGCAGATGGGGTAGTAACTCGTTCTGTCACCGGTTGTCCACCAAACGGAAGGTTAGGAAGTACATGTGGTGGCGGTTGGGGCAATCACCTTTGGGTCAAGTTTAATGTGGGTGGTAGATCCTTCGAAGCGGTTTATGGTCATCTATCCAGAGTTGCCGTGAGTAATGGCCAAACAGTGAAACAAGGACAGATGATTGGAAACATGGGGAATAGCGGTAGTTCAACCGGAATGCACTTACACTTCGAATTGCATTCTCCAGCAAGAGCAGGCAATAGCAATGTCTTAAATCCAGCTCTTTATATTCCTATGAATTGA
- a CDS encoding DUF3854 domain-containing protein, producing MRGTLRRTRMKDWYEIIRETCPICGKSGGCMLHSDGNRVVCIRVESKIIFSKKMTSWLHFLKEPVSKEKNLEEYILESEKAPVQQLNAVYGAMLENTYLQDVHHEHLTGPSRSMQEKEIHHRKYRTFPAKSWDTTKAMLNHVSEEAFEGVPGFFKNKYGWMIAGAPGILIPYRNTRNQLTGFQIRVDNPGFKAVLEGTFNDHVTAEIIEKPNKVQVKIDGEVYKEEYLSEGERITIMTNGNYGSVCLKKGQRYFWLSSANKEQGTGAGNPLPVHVAVPVSQLQDWEEGEIHQTDSVWITEGALKADIAVEHMARLYKSGQIIDQEKTPTFIGLPGVSTWFNVMEVLEEMNTRIVTLAYDMDMLSNPDVLRPLKDFITHLKSEGYEVRMAMWNEEDGKGIDDMFLNSKFPQIKEF from the coding sequence ATGAGAGGCACGTTGAGACGCACAAGAATGAAAGATTGGTATGAAATCATTCGTGAGACTTGTCCGATTTGCGGAAAAAGCGGGGGTTGTATGCTGCACAGTGATGGGAACCGCGTGGTCTGTATTCGAGTAGAAAGTAAGATTATCTTCTCGAAAAAAATGACCTCTTGGCTTCACTTCTTGAAAGAACCGGTATCAAAAGAAAAGAATCTCGAAGAGTATATTTTAGAGAGCGAGAAAGCGCCTGTTCAGCAGCTGAATGCTGTCTATGGCGCAATGCTTGAAAACACATATCTTCAAGATGTTCATCATGAACACTTAACAGGGCCGAGTCGTTCGATGCAAGAAAAAGAAATTCACCACAGAAAGTATCGCACGTTTCCAGCGAAATCATGGGATACAACAAAGGCCATGCTCAATCACGTGAGTGAAGAAGCCTTTGAAGGTGTGCCTGGTTTCTTTAAGAATAAATACGGCTGGATGATTGCAGGTGCACCAGGTATCTTGATTCCATACCGCAATACGCGCAATCAACTAACAGGATTTCAAATTCGAGTAGATAATCCAGGATTTAAAGCGGTCCTTGAAGGGACATTCAATGATCACGTTACAGCTGAGATTATTGAAAAACCAAACAAGGTACAAGTAAAAATTGATGGCGAAGTGTATAAAGAGGAATACTTGTCTGAAGGCGAACGTATTACCATTATGACGAATGGCAACTATGGTTCTGTGTGTTTGAAGAAAGGGCAGCGGTATTTTTGGTTATCTTCAGCTAACAAAGAGCAAGGAACAGGAGCGGGGAATCCCTTGCCAGTTCATGTAGCTGTTCCAGTAAGCCAGCTGCAGGATTGGGAAGAAGGGGAGATTCATCAAACTGATTCTGTTTGGATTACCGAAGGTGCTCTAAAAGCAGATATTGCAGTAGAACATATGGCGCGGCTTTACAAATCCGGACAAATTATCGATCAAGAAAAAACACCGACTTTCATTGGATTACCAGGTGTCTCAACTTGGTTTAACGTTATGGAAGTATTGGAAGAAATGAATACACGCATTGTTACATTGGCATATGATATGGATATGCTTTCGAATCCGGATGTTTTAAGACCACTGAAGGATTTCATTACGCATTTAAAATCAGAGGGTTATGAAGTGCGCATGGCAATGTGGAACGAAGAAGATGGAAAGGGAATTGATGATATGTTTTTGAATTCCAAATTTCCGCAGATAAAAGAGTTTTAA
- a CDS encoding pilin: protein MKKGASKLKVSLLAALATTAFMATSASANVSKALNQAGISDTGSTDGLFDDLQKVVYLIMGLGGLWGVACIVVGAILLSGSAGNPQKRSAGMGALGFAIAGIFVIYKAYDIAGWATGIGG from the coding sequence ATGAAGAAAGGTGCTTCAAAACTCAAGGTTTCATTATTGGCTGCACTGGCCACAACCGCTTTTATGGCAACGTCAGCATCAGCGAACGTATCTAAAGCACTGAATCAAGCAGGCATCAGTGATACAGGCAGCACCGATGGACTTTTTGATGATCTACAGAAAGTCGTTTACTTGATTATGGGTCTTGGTGGTCTTTGGGGAGTTGCTTGTATCGTCGTAGGAGCAATTTTACTCTCAGGTAGCGCAGGTAACCCTCAAAAACGTTCCGCAGGTATGGGCGCTCTAGGCTTTGCAATTGCCGGTATCTTTGTCATTTACAAAGCATACGACATCGCTGGCTGGGCTACGGGCATTGGAGGTTAA
- a CDS encoding VirB4 family type IV secretion system protein: MKRKKFRQKNKQNEADLLQETPIDESKLPINQVPDIWDVISPEGLSIKRTSDDMGIIKQSLGTQTFFRPFYVTREGFPRKMQTNWLYALTSSGEIDLMIHVNKVAKNEAIRMLQKQNTIIKANLQFQLKRGNQDSVMDNRTKIADTEMLMEEIQFSDNDAFNVAITGTVYGDSERELNKYSEYIEDEMSSKFFTLASAWGRVKKGFRSVSPIALNEIHDANRNLDRRALATFAPFISGSGKFNGGVPLGKNRITGQKEFYNAFGTPENRPENYNMCIFGISGSGKSLGLKLLLSRETTGAAVYSRLIDVEGEFNKIVKRLGGTVVNLSEESTTRINPLAMNVSNVPIEDSQDDEELELLENADQREVIEKNGKKYISFVPIREKINEGLDFFDIICRGKNQEKDGLTVFEQNYIEEALKSIYDQLGYSTHPSSLYEEVPKEVNGMIIQSKVRKPEPTISDVYKYLTDNFGDKGNCERLLAAIRPFLRDGSKPIFDGQTYLGEEDVDLHGARLVSFNISQMEEGFLRPIAYHVILNYIWEYFVKNVDNEEKKKIIYADEFWTMVDNEQTVSFAEKVARRARKRNAGLRVASQDVQRILESPKARAVIQNSHTTLFLKQNRIDLKLIAENFDLSQGELDTLFQNPDKGEGILRTGRSSVWLQTDPSKDEIVFIESNTAHVEQHRKRKEFSKETFYS, translated from the coding sequence ATGAAAAGAAAAAAGTTTCGGCAGAAAAACAAACAGAATGAAGCCGATTTGCTGCAAGAAACACCTATTGACGAGAGTAAGCTTCCGATCAATCAAGTCCCAGACATTTGGGATGTCATTTCTCCTGAAGGATTATCAATTAAACGTACCTCCGATGATATGGGCATCATTAAACAGTCGCTGGGAACGCAAACATTTTTCCGCCCATTCTATGTAACAAGAGAAGGCTTCCCACGAAAAATGCAAACCAATTGGCTGTATGCTCTTACCTCAAGCGGCGAAATCGACTTAATGATTCATGTTAATAAGGTAGCCAAAAATGAAGCTATTCGAATGTTGCAAAAGCAAAACACCATCATTAAGGCGAACTTACAGTTTCAGTTAAAGAGAGGAAATCAAGACTCGGTTATGGATAACCGAACAAAAATTGCTGATACAGAAATGCTTATGGAAGAAATTCAGTTCAGTGACAATGATGCTTTTAACGTGGCCATCACAGGAACAGTATATGGAGATAGCGAGCGGGAGCTCAATAAGTACAGTGAATACATTGAAGATGAAATGAGCTCAAAATTCTTTACGTTAGCTTCTGCATGGGGGCGAGTGAAAAAGGGCTTTCGGAGTGTATCACCGATTGCACTAAATGAAATTCATGACGCGAATCGCAACTTGGATCGTAGAGCATTGGCAACGTTTGCGCCTTTCATTAGTGGGAGCGGCAAGTTTAATGGCGGTGTTCCGCTTGGTAAAAATCGAATTACCGGTCAGAAAGAATTTTACAACGCTTTTGGCACTCCAGAAAACCGTCCTGAAAATTACAATATGTGCATCTTTGGCATATCAGGTTCCGGTAAATCGCTCGGACTGAAATTGCTATTGTCGCGAGAAACAACTGGGGCGGCGGTTTATTCAAGACTAATCGACGTCGAGGGTGAGTTTAATAAAATTGTAAAACGCCTGGGCGGTACGGTTGTAAATTTATCAGAAGAAAGCACGACCCGCATCAACCCATTGGCGATGAACGTATCCAACGTTCCGATTGAAGACAGCCAAGACGATGAAGAACTGGAACTTTTAGAAAACGCGGATCAGCGAGAAGTCATCGAAAAGAACGGAAAGAAATACATTTCCTTTGTTCCTATCCGCGAAAAAATCAATGAAGGTCTAGATTTCTTCGACATCATTTGCCGAGGGAAGAATCAAGAAAAAGACGGCCTTACAGTATTTGAACAAAACTATATTGAGGAAGCATTGAAATCTATCTATGACCAGCTTGGTTATTCCACGCACCCTTCCTCTTTATATGAAGAAGTTCCGAAAGAAGTAAATGGCATGATCATTCAATCCAAAGTAAGAAAACCAGAACCGACTATCAGTGATGTCTATAAATACCTTACTGATAATTTTGGGGATAAAGGAAACTGCGAACGCCTACTAGCAGCAATTCGGCCATTCTTACGTGATGGTTCAAAACCGATTTTCGATGGACAAACATATTTGGGGGAAGAGGACGTTGACTTACATGGAGCAAGACTTGTCAGCTTTAACATTTCTCAAATGGAAGAAGGATTTCTTCGTCCAATCGCTTACCACGTAATTCTAAATTACATTTGGGAATACTTCGTGAAAAATGTCGACAATGAAGAAAAAAAGAAAATCATTTATGCTGATGAATTTTGGACGATGGTTGATAACGAGCAAACTGTTTCATTTGCTGAAAAGGTGGCTCGTCGAGCGCGGAAACGTAATGCCGGTCTTAGAGTCGCTTCCCAGGATGTGCAACGGATCTTAGAATCTCCAAAAGCACGAGCCGTTATTCAAAACTCTCATACCACTCTTTTCTTAAAGCAGAATCGAATTGATTTGAAATTAATTGCAGAAAACTTTGATTTGTCGCAAGGAGAACTCGATACACTGTTCCAAAATCCCGATAAAGGTGAAGGGATTTTAAGAACAGGTCGTTCCTCTGTATGGCTTCAAACTGATCCTTCCAAAGATGAAATTGTCTTCATTGAAAGCAACACCGCTCACGTGGAGCAGCATCGGAAGCGAAAAGAATTTAGTAAAGAAACATTTTATAGCTGA
- a CDS encoding Rad52/Rad22 family DNA repair protein, with the protein MENTKVMEGLKAPFGYDDIEWKVQSATERNGEISVLVVPYLNARAIMDRLDATCGALWKSDFKQMIIETAKGQKQGFSCILSIKIDGEWISRVDGAEVSDIESIKGGYSNALKRAAVQWGIGRYLYDLPNFWVPLQRKGKCNVYGYFKISGEKRQISGKFNPPTIPAKFLPEGHTYSNRQEQQLENFDSSTSTTHHDQTTQKSEKRTGKPSDMASTMTEKSPLEHTISLFKSLSIGSELVPGLMKKITGERMQIGKATEEQLREVAKVLVPVKKYIEYCQNQGLTEDEMLYYAQITLHEKLESHLSLLLKMDKTICNETIQLIHEDREAAQPA; encoded by the coding sequence ATGGAGAACACTAAAGTTATGGAGGGATTGAAAGCACCATTTGGTTATGATGATATCGAATGGAAAGTTCAATCAGCTACCGAGAGAAACGGAGAAATATCAGTCCTTGTTGTTCCTTATCTAAACGCTCGCGCCATTATGGATCGTTTAGATGCAACTTGCGGGGCTCTATGGAAATCAGACTTCAAACAAATGATCATCGAGACTGCAAAGGGACAGAAGCAAGGATTCAGTTGTATTTTGTCCATCAAAATCGACGGAGAATGGATCTCACGAGTTGATGGAGCAGAAGTGTCAGATATTGAATCCATTAAAGGCGGCTATTCCAACGCACTTAAACGAGCAGCAGTTCAATGGGGAATCGGCCGATATTTGTATGACCTCCCTAATTTTTGGGTACCGTTACAGCGAAAAGGCAAATGCAACGTGTATGGTTATTTCAAAATTTCGGGAGAGAAAAGACAAATCAGCGGTAAATTTAATCCGCCTACTATCCCTGCTAAGTTCTTGCCTGAAGGACATACGTATTCCAATAGACAAGAACAGCAGCTTGAGAACTTTGATTCCAGCACTTCAACGACACATCATGACCAAACAACTCAGAAGTCCGAAAAACGTACTGGAAAACCATCGGACATGGCATCAACCATGACCGAGAAATCCCCTTTAGAGCACACAATTTCCTTATTCAAGTCGCTATCTATCGGCTCAGAGCTTGTTCCTGGACTCATGAAGAAGATCACCGGTGAGCGGATGCAAATTGGAAAGGCTACTGAAGAACAATTACGAGAAGTTGCTAAAGTTTTAGTTCCTGTCAAAAAATACATCGAGTATTGCCAAAACCAAGGTTTGACGGAGGATGAAATGCTGTACTACGCGCAAATTACTCTACACGAGAAATTGGAAAGCCATTTAAGCCTATTGCTTAAGATGGATAAAACCATTTGTAATGAAACGATACAGCTGATCCATGAAGACCGCGAAGCGGCTCAACCAGCTTAA
- a CDS encoding PrgI family protein: protein MRVAKVPVDMSSEQKEIMGVISKRQLIYLVVGGILLYTYVPFVYLLFAKISWFVGAAAAIISAAPVGFIIVFLGFIKVGKHNMNRDAYYWIVLQRKTQYGSWRKGRSEE from the coding sequence GTGAGAGTTGCAAAAGTACCGGTTGATATGTCCAGTGAACAGAAAGAAATCATGGGAGTTATTTCAAAAAGACAGCTAATTTACTTAGTCGTTGGGGGCATCCTTTTATACACCTACGTTCCATTTGTCTATTTACTGTTTGCAAAAATTTCATGGTTTGTCGGAGCGGCAGCTGCAATAATCAGCGCAGCGCCTGTGGGATTCATCATCGTATTTCTCGGATTTATAAAAGTCGGTAAACACAATATGAACCGCGATGCTTATTACTGGATCGTGTTGCAAAGAAAAACTCAATACGGAAGTTGGAGAAAGGGGCGTTCAGAGGAATGA
- the dnaN gene encoding DNA polymerase III subunit beta has protein sequence MKFTLTKDVIQQAMQKLRPVLNAKGTIPILAGIKVEAMADCIMLTASNASESIIHRILPNGETTTIDNEGAAVLTKEAFEVTSKLSGEITFELVEKNLQVTQGKKTSLSFTTMAPEEFPKIGANPTSAPIVLTGQKFSELISRTVFAVAKTETRPVLTGVNLQVGESLQAISTDSHRLAKVTIPLEEKLDEVSITIPGKMLDHALKAFDLSKGILLSIDTSQIAMANGNTIYYSRLLEGNYPDTQRLIPTTFDGELTLDAKEFTESLQLLSTLSSEGVIKLEVDGLFVKLDSKNETAKGHRELSFIEYTGEAGFTVSFSSGFLLEALKRIDSDAIKLNFCGAQRPFTVEGINEKTKQVQLILPVRTY, from the coding sequence ATGAAATTCACACTAACAAAAGATGTTATCCAACAGGCTATGCAAAAACTTCGTCCGGTACTGAATGCCAAAGGCACAATTCCAATTTTGGCAGGAATCAAGGTAGAAGCTATGGCGGATTGTATTATGCTGACAGCCAGTAACGCCAGCGAAAGCATCATCCATCGTATTCTCCCAAATGGAGAAACTACAACGATTGATAATGAAGGAGCGGCCGTCCTCACAAAAGAAGCCTTTGAAGTAACATCTAAACTTAGCGGAGAAATCACATTTGAACTTGTGGAGAAAAACCTTCAGGTGACTCAAGGAAAGAAAACCTCTTTGAGCTTTACGACAATGGCACCCGAGGAATTCCCGAAAATCGGAGCAAATCCTACGTCAGCGCCAATCGTTCTAACGGGCCAAAAGTTTTCCGAACTTATCTCCCGAACAGTCTTTGCAGTAGCCAAAACCGAGACGCGCCCTGTTCTAACAGGCGTGAATCTACAGGTTGGTGAATCGCTGCAGGCGATTTCGACTGATAGCCACCGGTTAGCAAAAGTAACTATTCCTTTGGAAGAAAAGTTGGATGAAGTATCCATTACAATCCCAGGTAAAATGCTGGACCATGCATTGAAAGCATTTGACCTTTCCAAAGGTATTCTCTTATCTATTGATACCTCGCAAATCGCGATGGCCAACGGGAATACGATCTATTACTCTCGCTTGCTGGAAGGTAACTATCCTGACACGCAGCGTTTGATCCCGACAACTTTTGATGGCGAATTGACACTAGACGCTAAAGAATTCACTGAATCTCTTCAGCTGCTATCGACTCTTTCTTCAGAAGGTGTGATCAAGCTAGAAGTAGATGGGCTTTTTGTAAAGCTGGATTCAAAAAACGAAACCGCTAAAGGACACCGTGAGCTTTCGTTTATTGAATACACGGGTGAAGCCGGATTCACAGTTTCTTTCTCTTCTGGCTTTTTGCTTGAAGCTCTGAAACGAATCGATTCAGACGCCATCAAGCTGAACTTTTGTGGAGCCCAGCGCCCATTTACGGTAGAAGGAATTAATGAAAAAACAAAGCAAGTACAATTGATCTTGCCTGTGAGAACTTATTAA